ATGGGGCCTCACTGCCTCATACGACACGCGTGACCTGGCGGAGTATCCGCGGCGGGGCTGGTGGCTGAACCTGAGCGCTCGGCGGGTTGGTTTGCCCGGCTTGACTGCCAATTACCTGCTCTGGGGTGTCGACATCCGCCGCTACCAACCGCTCAAGGGGCAGGTGTCGCTGGCTATGCGGGCCAGTGGTTCATTCTCGCGGCGTGAGGTAGCTGTGTACGATCGTCTCTATTTCGGCTACGGAGAGCGCATCCGCGGGCACTTTCGGCAGGTAGCTGAGGGGGATAGCCGGGTAATGCTGGGCTCCGAGCTCCGCTTCACGGTCATTCCGGTGCGGTACCTGACCTTGAAAGCCGCCGAGCCGCTGCTGGGGGGCTATGGCCGCAATCTCAAGTTCGGGCTCAACGCCGGCATTTTTTGTGAAGCCGGAAGCGTCTGGTTCCGTCAAAGCCCGGAGCAGCGTGCGTGGTGGCGAGGGTTTGGCGCTGGACTACATTTCCACCTGCCATACGGCTATGTGCTGCGGGCGGAGTATGCGTGGGACGGCAAGCTGCATGGAGAGATGATTCTGGACTTGGGTGTTGCCTTTTGATTTGTTTGCGGACAAGTCCTTCTATTGAGCTGGCGAGATGCACATACCACCACACGCGGACTTTTTCTACGTCAGGCCGCAGGACGTGCACAAGGAGCGCCTCTTCGTGGTCGACCAGGAGTGGCATCACCTGGTGGTGGTACACCGCACACGCCCGGGCCAGCACTTCTTCGCGGTGGATGGGCTCGGTCACTGTTACGAATGCGAGCTCGCGGGGACACAGGTGCAGCGGGCCGAGGCGAAGATTCTGCAGCGCCTGGAGGGGGTGGGCGAGCCACGGCTGCGCCTCACCTTGGCTGCTTCGCCTCTGCGGGGTGAGCGCTTTGACTTCTTGGTTGAGAAAGGGACAGAGCTTGGGGTGAGCAGGTTCGTGCCTCTCTGTACGGCGAGAAGCGGGCGACTTGCTGAGAACCGCATCGACCGCTGGCGCAGGGTCGCCCTTGCGGCAATGAAGCAGTGCGGACGATCGGTGCTGCCGGAAATCACTGACCCATGCACACTTCCGCAGGCATTGGACCTCCTGTCGGGTGCGAAACTCCGCCTGGTGGCCCACGAAGGGGACGGTTGCGAGCCGTTGGTCACTGTGCTCCTCGGCCTGAGACGCGCGACCATCTCCGAAGCCGCGCTGCTCGTCGGCCCGGAAGGTGGGTTTACCGCCGAGGAGGTAGAGGCGGCCGTTGCAGGAGGTTTCACGGCCGTGAGCCTGGGTAGTCGTCGGCTGCGGGCCGAAACGGCAGCCGTAGTGGGCGCCGCACTGGTTCTGGCCATTTGTGGCGGGCAGTGAGTGGCCTCAGGGTGGCGCATGACCATTGCGGCGGCCCGGGTGCCAGCGCGACGGTAGTGTGGGAATGGCGTCACAAAGTAGGGAGTACATCGGTGAAAAAGGCAGCGATTCTGTCGTGGATTGTGGAAGGGATTGGCCTGGTAGCCTTCTTTGTTGCTTTTGGCCTGCTCGTGGACGGGTTGCAGGAGGGCAATTCTCTGGAGACGGCGCTGTCTGCGGCAGTGATGGCTCTGTTGCTGGGGATAGGGATTTACACCTGGTGGAAGGAGAGGCAGCGCCGGGGGGCGAAAGTGTGAGGTGACCTGCAGCGGGAAATCTCCGTTTTCCGCGCGCGGGCAAAGAGGAGGCAGTTATGAAGAGCTGCCGTTTGCAGCGCTGGGCGGTGAGTGTCGCAGCAGTGTTCGCCATCGCCGTCAGCTGCGAGCACGTCCCTACCGAGCCAGAAGTCGTTTCGAAGGACGAGCTCTCCCAGATCCCCTTCCATCGGCTGTCCGGCAAGATTCTTTTCCGGCGCACGCTGCACGATTGGCCTGGTGAGTACTACCTCATGCTTCTGGATGCGGAAGCCCGTGAGCTGCGGGCCATTGCCTATTTCGGCGCCTATGTGCCGGCCAACTTTGCGCTCTCCCATGACGGCACCCGTGCCCTATTCAGCTACTTCATCCCAGCCAGCACGATTTGGGGTTACAACTGGCAACTCTATCTCATGGATGTTGCTACCACCTCGTGGCGGCGCGTCTCGTCCTCCGAATACGACGACAGTTTCCCTACCTGGTCGCCGGATGACCGTCAGGCTGCATTCTGGTCCAACCGGGACATGCGGTCGTCGATCTGGCTGGTCGACTTGGCCAGCGACTCGGCCCGCCATGTGGTCGATGTGAGCGATTCCATCCACACTCGCGTTGCCTGGTTTTCGCACGGCCGGTCGTTCATCTATGTCAGTGTGGATACTGCGCGCCACGCTGCGCTCTACCGCTTCGACTTTGCCTCTTCGTCCAGCAGCTTGCTCTATGCCCTGGACGTGGCTGTTGATCAGGCTATTATCAAGCACCCTGCGCTGTCGCCAGACGATGAGAAGCTCGCTTTTGTGCGCGTGCAGGTGACGGGTGTGGACGAGATCTGGGTGCTGGACCTGACCAGCGGCGTGGCCACCAGGTTGACCACCGGGATCAGCGACTGGCACCCGGCCTGGTCTCGAGATGGCGCGCAAATTCTTTTCGGGCGCGGCGATCACCTGGCAATCATGAACAGCGACGGTTCGCAAGTCGAACGAGTTACTTTCGGCGACCACACCAACGAATACCCTTCTTGGGTGCCATAGGCGGGCCGGGCACAGGCTACCTTCAGCGCTGCTCTCTTGCCCGCGCCGCGCTGGACACAACCCCCTTGTTCTCATTTTCCCCTTGTGCGCGCGTTCCGTTTTTGTTATCTTTGGACCGGATTGGCCCGCTACCTCTTGGGAGCCAGTCTCGAGATACCCATTGTTTTGTTCTGCCCCACATGTGGAGGGCAATGAATGACTCTTGGCAGGAGCGTGATCTGGGCGGTGGGTCTGTTGGCTTTGGGGGATGTGTGCGTTCCGGCCGACCTCTCCGAATCGCAGCGGGCGAAACTGGACCCGTGCCTGCGCATGGTGGTGCTGCATCCGGAGGCGGTGGCCAAAGGTTCTGTACCGGGCACGGCTCTCATGAAGACTACCCCTGAGCAGTACCTCCGGGTGTTGATCCAGGTCCGCGATAACTTTTCGGGAGTGCTGGCCACCGGGGCCCGGGTGCAGGCCATTGTCGGGAACGTCGCCACTGCCCTGGTGACCGAGGACGAGCTGCTTGCCATCATCGGCCTGGAGGAGGTTGTGTACGTACAGGCACCCAAGGCCCGGCAGCTCCATTTGGACCGCAGCGTGCCTGAGATCGGGGCTGTGGCAGTACGAAGCTCCTCAGGCCTCACCGGCAAGAACACGGTGTTGGGCATCGTGGATACCGGCATCGACTGGCGGCATGCGGATTTTCGGCGCAGCAATGGCACGACGCGCATAAAGTATTTGCTGGACTTTAGCGACCCTGGGGACCTGAACGGCGATAACAAGCTGGACGGTCCGGATGACTACGGGGGTACGCTGCACACGGAGGCGGAAATCAACGCCGCCTTACAAGGGGGTGCCCCTCTTCGGCATCGCGACGTGGTGGGCCACGGCACGCACGTGGCAGGGTGTGCCGGGGGGAACGGTCGCGCTACCGGGAGAAAGCAGCCAGCCGGGCAGTACGTCGGGGTGGCTCCTGAGGCGGCCTTTATCATCGTCAAAGGGACGCGGGTGGAAGGTGCAGACAAGATTGCCGACGACGATCAGGTCAACGCGTTGCACTTTGTGCACAGCAAGGCTAATGAGCTGAACATGCCGTATGTGGTGAACCTGAGCCTCGGGTCCAACTGGGGAGCGCACGATGGCACCGATGTGGCTGAACAGGCAATCGACCAGCTTGTGGGACCCGGGCGTCCCGGACGTGCCGTCGTGGTGGCTGCCGGTAACGATGGCCAGGAGAGCATCCACACCAGCGGCAACCTCAGCCCGTCGACGAGCAGCGTGACCATCAAGACAGAAATCGTTGCCTACGACAAGAACAGCGCCACCCAAGATGACTACCTGGTGTTGGATTTTTGGTATTCTGGCTTCAGTAACCAGTCGATCAAGGTGAAGACGCCGGCAGGACGGACGTACGGCCCGATCCTCAGCGGACGCCTCTTTTACGAGGACACCAAAGAGGGTTTTCTCTACATTGACAACGCCCACGGGGGCGTGGACCCGCGCAACGGCGACAAGGAACTGCTCATCCAGATTTATGACCGCACAGCCGGCTCGGAGCCGGCGGCGGGCACCTGGGAACTGACCATCAGTGGCACTTCGGGGCGCTTCGACGGCTGGATTGCTGCCTCCTCGATGGAGGCGCGCTTTGTCGACCACGTGGACCACACGATGAAGGTCAGCATCCCGGGCACTGCCCAGTACGCCATCACCGTGGGGTCGTACATCACCAAGCGAACGTGGGTCGACCTGGACGGCCATACGCTGACCAGTCCGGGGCTGAGCAACAAATTTGACGGCGAACTTTCGGACTTTTCCAACCCCGGTCCGACGCGTGACGGCCGCACCAAGCCGGAAGTGGCAGCACCCGGGGAGAAGATCGGCGCCGCCCTCTCGGCAGATGCTGACCCTTCGCAGCCGACCAGCATGTTTTACACTGGCAGCAACCAGTACCCAAATGGTTTCATCCTCCCCGACGGCGTGCATGGCATAAGCCAGGGAACGAGCATGGCGGCACCGCATGTGACCGGAGTGGTAGCGTTGGCTCTGGAGCGCGATCCCACGCTCACGTGTGTGCAGATCCGGCAGATGCTACAGGACTCTGCGCGCCGCGATGCCTTCACAGGCCTCCTGCCCAACGATAGTTGGGGCTATGGCAAGCTGTGGGCGGGAGCCGTGATTGCTGCTCCGCCCCAGGCGGGCGACCTGCCGACGGCCTTCCGGCTGTTCCCCGGTTACCCCAACCCGTTTGTGCAGAGCACCGTGATCAGGTACGAGTTTCCAGAAGACAAGGCCCCTTCTGAGATCACCATCGCCATTTTCGACGCGCGGGGCAGACAGGTGCGAACAATCAGAGGCGGCCGATCGTACGTGGTGTGGGATGGGCGGGACGACTCTGGCGCCGCACTGGCGAGCGGCGTCTACTTCTGTCGTTTGCGCGGAGGTGGCTACTCGGATGTACGCAAGCTCGTGCTGTTGCGCTAGGGTCTCTTGATGCAACGTGCGAAACCCGACATTGAAGGAGGTGAAGTCGATGGGATCCCTATGGGATGATATCCGCAAGAGCCTGAAGGAAGGGCTGGAAACGGTCGCGGACTATACCGAGCAGTACACGAAAATCGGGCGCCTCAAGGTCGATGAGGCGGCGATCAAACACAGCATCAATCGGCTGTTCGCCGAACTGGGTGGCAGGGTCTACGAGCTCCTGGCGCAAGATGCCCGCAGCCAGGTGGCATCCGACGAGAAGGTTAGTTCCCTGGTGGGGCGCATCAGGGACCTGGAGGAGAAGCTGCGCCGAAAGCAAGCGGAAATTGAGAAGGTAAAAGAGGAAAAGGAAGAGCAACGAAAGAAGGCTTCTCCGCAAGCCCCTTCGCCGGAGCCCCAGGCGAAGTCAAAGGCCGAGCCCACAAAGCCGGCAACCAAGAAGCGCCGACCGGCTGCGCCCACGAAGAAAACGGAAGCGGGCGAGAAGTAAGCCCAGGTAGCAGGGTACGTGAGCAGTGCAGCCTTGAAGTGCGCCAAAGCGCTATAGGGGGCCTGAAGAAGGAATCCGAGCGAGAGTGACCCTTAAGGGTTGAGCAAAGGGGAGTCTCGGTCACTGAAAACGGGGACGGCGGGGATTGCATCGGAATGCCCCATCGCACGAAGATGGGGTAGTTTTTTGGAGGACGGCGTTGACCCATCCAAAGAGGACAATTGCATTCATTCTCTGGGCCGTTGGTCTTTTTCTGGCCTGCTGCAGTGGCAAGCGAGATCGTCTGGCGGCCGGCGAACAATTGAACGCGACTTTCTCGGTCGCCCAGGACACTGTGCAGTGGCGCCGCTCTGCGGTGACTGCCCCTGCGCGCAAGATTGTCTCCATCGCGGCCGTGGGTGACGTGATGCTGGCGGGTCCCGCCCTCGGCGTCATACAGGAACACGGCTGCGACTACCCCTTCGACTCGACGAGGGCCGTGCTGCAGAGTGCCGATATCGCTATTGGCAACCTGGAGGCCCCATTCACCACACGGGGAAAGGCTTTCGACAAGACCTTCACATTCCGTGTGCCGCCGCCGTGGGCAGCGGGGTTAAAGAACGCCGGATTCGACGTCCTTAACTTGGCCAACAACCACATTCTCGACTATGGGCACGAAGGCCTTTTCGACACCATTGCCACCCTCGATTCCTTGGGGCTCTTTCATTGCGGCGCTGGGGCGAACGATTCGGTGGCAACCACGCCAGCGATGGTGAAGGTGGGGGAAAGGACCGTGGCCTTCCTCGGCTTTTCCACTACCTTTCCAGAAGAATTCTGGGCCACGCGTACCCGCGCGGGCACTTGTTTCCCTTCTGAGCAGAAGATGAAGAGGGCGATCGAGGAAAGCCGGGCGCGGGCGGACCTCGTGGTGGTCTCCTTCCATTGGGGTGCGGAGTTGTTGACCATGGCCAAGGACTACCAGCGGCTGTTGGGCCACCAAGCCATCGACTGTGGTGCGGACCTCGTGCTGGGACACCACGCGCACGTGCTGCAGGGGTTGGAAGTCTATCGAGGCAAGCTCATCGCCTACGGATTGGGCAACTTTGCCTTTGGTTCGCGCAGCGAGTCCTCACGCGAGAGCATGATCCTCAAGGTTTTCCTGGACGAGAACGGCCCGGTACTGGCGCGAGTCATTCCCATCTCCGTCTATCACGGCGAGGTGCACTACCAGCCGCGTCTGCTGCGTGGAGAGGCACGGGCTGCAGCCCTGGCCAGGATCGCACAGATCTCTGCGCCCCTGAACCAGGGCAGAAATATCCTGGACGACTATGGGTTCGTTCTTTTTTCGTCCGAGCCGGCGAGGCGAGAAGTGCAGAGCCCTATGGCGGAGTGATGGGACTGCAGGCTATCAGAGCTGCTGGCGAAGTCAAGGCACAGAGAGTGGTAGAGAAAGGTGAACCGAAGGGCGGTGAGTGGACATCGGCGTGGGAGAGGATAGCATAGCAACTCAGGTTCGGAGGCAAACGAGAACCGAAAAGCTGACTCCGGAAGCGACGCGACGCGGGTTGCGGATTTCGGTGATCGAGGGCTCGTGGGCAACGGTGCACATCGTGATGACCACGAATGCTTTCCTCACCGGCTACGCCCTGTTCTTGGGGGCGAATGACCTGCAGCTTAGCCTGGTCACCTCTGTGCCCCTATTGATGCAGCTGTTCCAAATCTTT
This region of Calditrichota bacterium genomic DNA includes:
- a CDS encoding BamA/TamA family outer membrane protein translates to PGYQVDFTSPWLLGRGGMFVTALVSRQRVRNLSPQFPRFEQQVEGFSCTVGQRFGYHVHVGLTAGYRQVRVAPPRRGATISPDGVDQAPQWGLTASYDTRDLAEYPRRGWWLNLSARRVGLPGLTANYLLWGVDIRRYQPLKGQVSLAMRASGSFSRREVAVYDRLYFGYGERIRGHFRQVAEGDSRVMLGSELRFTVIPVRYLTLKAAEPLLGGYGRNLKFGLNAGIFCEAGSVWFRQSPEQRAWWRGFGAGLHFHLPYGYVLRAEYAWDGKLHGEMILDLGVAF
- a CDS encoding 16S rRNA (uracil(1498)-N(3))-methyltransferase — translated: MHIPPHADFFYVRPQDVHKERLFVVDQEWHHLVVVHRTRPGQHFFAVDGLGHCYECELAGTQVQRAEAKILQRLEGVGEPRLRLTLAASPLRGERFDFLVEKGTELGVSRFVPLCTARSGRLAENRIDRWRRVALAAMKQCGRSVLPEITDPCTLPQALDLLSGAKLRLVAHEGDGCEPLVTVLLGLRRATISEAALLVGPEGGFTAEEVEAAVAGGFTAVSLGSRRLRAETAAVVGAALVLAICGGQ
- a CDS encoding PD40 domain-containing protein, with translation MKSCRLQRWAVSVAAVFAIAVSCEHVPTEPEVVSKDELSQIPFHRLSGKILFRRTLHDWPGEYYLMLLDAEARELRAIAYFGAYVPANFALSHDGTRALFSYFIPASTIWGYNWQLYLMDVATTSWRRVSSSEYDDSFPTWSPDDRQAAFWSNRDMRSSIWLVDLASDSARHVVDVSDSIHTRVAWFSHGRSFIYVSVDTARHAALYRFDFASSSSSLLYALDVAVDQAIIKHPALSPDDEKLAFVRVQVTGVDEIWVLDLTSGVATRLTTGISDWHPAWSRDGAQILFGRGDHLAIMNSDGSQVERVTFGDHTNEYPSWVP
- a CDS encoding S8 family serine peptidase; amino-acid sequence: MTLGRSVIWAVGLLALGDVCVPADLSESQRAKLDPCLRMVVLHPEAVAKGSVPGTALMKTTPEQYLRVLIQVRDNFSGVLATGARVQAIVGNVATALVTEDELLAIIGLEEVVYVQAPKARQLHLDRSVPEIGAVAVRSSSGLTGKNTVLGIVDTGIDWRHADFRRSNGTTRIKYLLDFSDPGDLNGDNKLDGPDDYGGTLHTEAEINAALQGGAPLRHRDVVGHGTHVAGCAGGNGRATGRKQPAGQYVGVAPEAAFIIVKGTRVEGADKIADDDQVNALHFVHSKANELNMPYVVNLSLGSNWGAHDGTDVAEQAIDQLVGPGRPGRAVVVAAGNDGQESIHTSGNLSPSTSSVTIKTEIVAYDKNSATQDDYLVLDFWYSGFSNQSIKVKTPAGRTYGPILSGRLFYEDTKEGFLYIDNAHGGVDPRNGDKELLIQIYDRTAGSEPAAGTWELTISGTSGRFDGWIAASSMEARFVDHVDHTMKVSIPGTAQYAITVGSYITKRTWVDLDGHTLTSPGLSNKFDGELSDFSNPGPTRDGRTKPEVAAPGEKIGAALSADADPSQPTSMFYTGSNQYPNGFILPDGVHGISQGTSMAAPHVTGVVALALERDPTLTCVQIRQMLQDSARRDAFTGLLPNDSWGYGKLWAGAVIAAPPQAGDLPTAFRLFPGYPNPFVQSTVIRYEFPEDKAPSEITIAIFDARGRQVRTIRGGRSYVVWDGRDDSGAALASGVYFCRLRGGGYSDVRKLVLLR
- a CDS encoding CapA family protein; the protein is MTHPKRTIAFILWAVGLFLACCSGKRDRLAAGEQLNATFSVAQDTVQWRRSAVTAPARKIVSIAAVGDVMLAGPALGVIQEHGCDYPFDSTRAVLQSADIAIGNLEAPFTTRGKAFDKTFTFRVPPPWAAGLKNAGFDVLNLANNHILDYGHEGLFDTIATLDSLGLFHCGAGANDSVATTPAMVKVGERTVAFLGFSTTFPEEFWATRTRAGTCFPSEQKMKRAIEESRARADLVVVSFHWGAELLTMAKDYQRLLGHQAIDCGADLVLGHHAHVLQGLEVYRGKLIAYGLGNFAFGSRSESSRESMILKVFLDENGPVLARVIPISVYHGEVHYQPRLLRGEARAAALARIAQISAPLNQGRNILDDYGFVLFSSEPARREVQSPMAE